In Lotus japonicus ecotype B-129 chromosome 5, LjGifu_v1.2, one genomic interval encodes:
- the LOC130720699 gene encoding protein WVD2-like 4 isoform X2: MESENGVAMEDEKHVIGETTKESPNKEAENNPNAEMQAKNEVSEPTIEPESHNSTASKIPKRSKEPGSKNGVAGKNNKPATKDKHNVKTSTSSSQTQRPNISKSLSFPAKSARGDGMKKSTDGILVKTESKLANQGNGVRSATSVRLSSRLTNSEVNSKEAKTNPGNSNQRTSLASMNSFKRSVFGRSTSVKAVAKSLTSEASIPVDQISNPAKTERSNKEDDDSHSTTSATRRNSGSGFSSRLQERAEKRKEFFSKIEEKIQEKEAEKTNLQEKSKENQEVEIKQMRKKMTFKAAPMPNFYKEPPPKVELKKIPTTRPKSPKLGRNKGSAVNTNSEDKSCSSPRVKQQLNDSTKAKIKGYKDVISKKQNKKSQAKLQPQETATNKTERDSTSKVSETDQGAKAGVGSNEECQDLPVSNAEFQNGMVLESQNDLAENGDLALNSSTTEIVSYEVTVGV, from the exons ATGGAATCTGAAAATGGAGTTGCAATGGAGGACGAGAAACATGTTATTGGGGAAACAACCAAGGAGAGCCCAAATAAAGAAGCTGAAAACAACCCTAATGCAGAAATGCAGGCCAAGAATGAAGTATCTGAACCGACAATAGAACCTGAAAGCCACAACTCAACAGCAAGTAAAATCCCAAAACGTTCCAAG GAGCCTGGTAGCAAGAATGGTGTTGCTGGAAAGAACAATAAACCTGCAACCAAAGATAAACACAATGTGAAGACCTCAACTTCATCATCTCAAACACAGAGGCCAAACATTTCCAAGAGCCTTTCTTTCCCAGCCAAATCAGCTCGCGGAGATGGTATGAAGAAAAGCACTGATGGAATTCTTGTGAAGACAGAAAGTAAGCTTGCTAATCAAGGTAATGGGGTTAGATCTGCGACTTCCGTTCGACTTTCGAGCAGGTTGACAAACTCTGAAGTAAACTCTAAGGAGGCAAAGACAAATCCTGGAAATTCTAACCAAAGGACTTCTTTGGCATCAATGAATAGCTTTAAACGCTCTGTg TTTGGAAGGTCTACTTCAGTTAAGGCAGTTGCCAAGAGTCTTACATCTGAGGCATCCAT ACCTGTTGATCAGATTTCAAACCCAGCAAAAACTGAAAGATCAAATAAAGAGGATGATGATTCTCATTCCACTACTTC TGCTACGCGGAGGAACAGTGGTTCTGGATTTTCCTCCAGATTGCAAGAACGAGCTGAAAAGCGGAAGGAG TTCTTCTCGAAGATAGAAGAGAAAATTCAGGAAAAGGAGGCAGAGAAAACTAACCTGCAAGAGAAATCAAAG GAAAACCAGGAGGTGGAGATCAAAcaaatgaggaagaagatgacaTTCAAAGCAGCTCCAATGCCAAATTTCTATAAGGAACCTCCTCCAAAAGTTGAACTGAAGAAG ATACCTACAACACGCCCAAAAtccccaaaacttggaaggAACAAAGGATCTGCTGTGAACACCAATTCAGAGGATAAATCTTGTTCTAGCCCTCGTGTGAAGCAACAGCTGAATGATTCAACCAAGGCAAAGATAAAGGGATATAAAGATGTGATttcaaagaaacaaaacaaaaaatctcAAGCCAAGCTGCAGCCTCAGGAAACTGCAACCAACAAAACCGAAAGAGATTCTACAAGTAAGGTCTCAGAAACCGACCAAGGTGCAAAAGCTGGTGTAGGAAGCAATGAAGAATGTCAAGATCTACCAGTTAGCAATGCTGAATTCCAAAATGGCATGGTCCTAGAATCCCAAAATGACCTTGCTGAGAATGGTGATCTGGCCTTGAATTCATCCACAACTGAGATTGTTTCATATGAGGTTACTGTTGGAGTATAG
- the LOC130720699 gene encoding protein WVD2-like 4 isoform X1, translated as MESENGVAMEDEKHVIGETTKESPNKEAENNPNAEMQAKNEVSEPTIEPESHNSTASKIPKRSKEPGSKNGVAGKNNKPATKDKHNVKTSTSSSQTQRPNISKSLSFPAKSARGDGMKKSTDGILVKTESKLANQGNGVRSATSVRLSSRLTNSEVNSKEAKTNPGNSNQRTSLASMNSFKRSVFGRSTSVKAVAKSLTSEASIPVDQISNPAKTERSNKEDDDSHSTTSSATRRNSGSGFSSRLQERAEKRKEFFSKIEEKIQEKEAEKTNLQEKSKENQEVEIKQMRKKMTFKAAPMPNFYKEPPPKVELKKIPTTRPKSPKLGRNKGSAVNTNSEDKSCSSPRVKQQLNDSTKAKIKGYKDVISKKQNKKSQAKLQPQETATNKTERDSTSKVSETDQGAKAGVGSNEECQDLPVSNAEFQNGMVLESQNDLAENGDLALNSSTTEIVSYEVTVGV; from the exons ATGGAATCTGAAAATGGAGTTGCAATGGAGGACGAGAAACATGTTATTGGGGAAACAACCAAGGAGAGCCCAAATAAAGAAGCTGAAAACAACCCTAATGCAGAAATGCAGGCCAAGAATGAAGTATCTGAACCGACAATAGAACCTGAAAGCCACAACTCAACAGCAAGTAAAATCCCAAAACGTTCCAAG GAGCCTGGTAGCAAGAATGGTGTTGCTGGAAAGAACAATAAACCTGCAACCAAAGATAAACACAATGTGAAGACCTCAACTTCATCATCTCAAACACAGAGGCCAAACATTTCCAAGAGCCTTTCTTTCCCAGCCAAATCAGCTCGCGGAGATGGTATGAAGAAAAGCACTGATGGAATTCTTGTGAAGACAGAAAGTAAGCTTGCTAATCAAGGTAATGGGGTTAGATCTGCGACTTCCGTTCGACTTTCGAGCAGGTTGACAAACTCTGAAGTAAACTCTAAGGAGGCAAAGACAAATCCTGGAAATTCTAACCAAAGGACTTCTTTGGCATCAATGAATAGCTTTAAACGCTCTGTg TTTGGAAGGTCTACTTCAGTTAAGGCAGTTGCCAAGAGTCTTACATCTGAGGCATCCAT ACCTGTTGATCAGATTTCAAACCCAGCAAAAACTGAAAGATCAAATAAAGAGGATGATGATTCTCATTCCACTACTTC AAGTGCTACGCGGAGGAACAGTGGTTCTGGATTTTCCTCCAGATTGCAAGAACGAGCTGAAAAGCGGAAGGAG TTCTTCTCGAAGATAGAAGAGAAAATTCAGGAAAAGGAGGCAGAGAAAACTAACCTGCAAGAGAAATCAAAG GAAAACCAGGAGGTGGAGATCAAAcaaatgaggaagaagatgacaTTCAAAGCAGCTCCAATGCCAAATTTCTATAAGGAACCTCCTCCAAAAGTTGAACTGAAGAAG ATACCTACAACACGCCCAAAAtccccaaaacttggaaggAACAAAGGATCTGCTGTGAACACCAATTCAGAGGATAAATCTTGTTCTAGCCCTCGTGTGAAGCAACAGCTGAATGATTCAACCAAGGCAAAGATAAAGGGATATAAAGATGTGATttcaaagaaacaaaacaaaaaatctcAAGCCAAGCTGCAGCCTCAGGAAACTGCAACCAACAAAACCGAAAGAGATTCTACAAGTAAGGTCTCAGAAACCGACCAAGGTGCAAAAGCTGGTGTAGGAAGCAATGAAGAATGTCAAGATCTACCAGTTAGCAATGCTGAATTCCAAAATGGCATGGTCCTAGAATCCCAAAATGACCTTGCTGAGAATGGTGATCTGGCCTTGAATTCATCCACAACTGAGATTGTTTCATATGAGGTTACTGTTGGAGTATAG
- the LOC130720698 gene encoding putative RNA polymerase II subunit B1 CTD phosphatase RPAP2 homolog, with amino-acid sequence MAKNQHVFVKDAVFKLQMSLLEGIRSEDQLFAAGSLISRSDYEDVVTERSITNVCGYPLCRNGLPSDRPRKGRYRISLKEHKVYDQHETYMFCSSTCVVNSKAFAGTLQGERCPTVDPEKLNDVLRLFENLNAEPVEDLGKGGDLGLSGLRIQEKTESSTGEVSLEQWLGPSNAIEGYVPKQRKSDSKSSQKNIKKGSKASRGRLNDDKKLIYSEMDFMSTIITQDEYSVSKVSSGQTDTTADHQIKPVAKVEVPKKADKVASKDDDSVQDLSSSFKSSLNLSTSEKEKEIDKSDEPVIKSSLNPSVEKIAVHSSTMSEILDVEQNISERKSIQLQGETSRVAANQNAFTSSLDPVNVEGEFQIEKETGSYKTRPKSSLKSTGKNKLSRSVTWADEKTNSSGSKDLCSVREFGDGDIKKESDLEGNIDVTDDDEDIVRRASAEACAIALSQASEAVASGDSDITDAVSEAGIIILPSSHDVVEEGTMEDVDIPETDAVTLKWPRKPGISDFDLFDSEDSWYDPPPEGFSLTLSPFASMWNALFSWTTSSSLAYIYGRDVSFHEDFLSVNGREYPCKIILTDGRSSEIKQALASCLARALPAVVAELRLPIPVSTLEQGVVCLLDTMSFVDALPAFRMKQWQVVVLLFIDALSVCRIPALISYMMDRRDLFHKVLNGSQLGMEEYEVLKDLIIPLGKAPHFSSQRGA; translated from the exons ATGGCAAAGAACCAACATGTTTTTGTCAAAGATGCTGTTTTCAAATTGCAAATGTCCCTCCTTGAAGGCATCCGAAGCGAAGACCAGCTGTTTGCAGCTGGGTCTTTGATATCGAGGAGTGACTATGAAGATGTTGTGACTGAGAGGTCCATTACAAATGTATGCGGTTATCCACTCTGCCGCAATGGTTTACCCTCTGATCGCCCCCGGAAGGGTAGATATCGGATTTCGCTGAAGGAGCACAAAGTTTATGATCAGCACGAGACGTACATGTTTTGTTCTTCCACTTGTGTTGTTAACAGCAAAGCTTTTGCTGGGACCTTGCAAGGTGAGAGGTGCCCGACTGTGGACCCAGAGAAACTCAACGATGTTCTCAGGTTGTTTGAGAATTTGAATGCAGAACCTGTGGAGGATTTGGGGAAGGGTGGAGATTTAGGTTTGTCTGGCTTGAGAATCCAGGAGAAAACTGAGTCCAGCACAGGGGAGGTGTCCTTGGAGCAGTGGCTTGGACCTTCAAATGCAATTGAGGGTTATGTACCAAAGCAAAGAAAGAGTGATTCTAAGAGTTCtcagaaaaatattaaaaaag GGTCCAAAGCTAGTCGTGGCAGGTTGAATGAtgacaaaaaattaatttacagtGAGATGGACTTCATGAGTACTATAATTACGCAAGATGAGTATAGTGTTTCTAAAGTATCATCAGGTCAAACAGACACAACTGCTGATCATCAAATTAAGCCAGTGGCCAAAGTGGAGGTGCCAAAAAAGGCTGATAAAGTGGCTAGTAAAGATGATGATAGTGTACAAGATCTGTCTTCATCTTTCAAGAGTAGTCTAAATTTAAGTACCTCAGAAAAAGAGAAGGAAATAGATAAATCAGATGAACCTGTTATCAAATCCTCTCTGAATCCTTCTGTTGAAAAGATAGCTGTTCATTCTTCCACCATGTCAGAAATACTTGATGTAGAACAGAATATTTCTGAAAGGAAATCAATACAACTCCAAGGGGAAACAAGTAGAGTTGCTGCTAATCAGAATGCCTTCACCTCCAGTTTAGATCCTGTCAATGTTGAAGGGGAATttcaaatagaaaaagaaactgGATCATACAAGACTAGACCCAAATCTTCTCTTAAGTCCACTGGTAAAAATAAACTTAGTCGCTCTGTTACTTGGGCTGATGAGAAAACCAACAGCTCTGGGAGTAAAGATCTTTGTTCAGTTAGAGAATTTGGGGATGGAGATATTAAAAAAGAATCTGATTTAGAGGGTAATATAGATGTtactgatgatgatgaagatataGTACGTCGTGCATCAGCAGAAGCATGTGCAATTGCATTGAGCCAAGCATCAGAAGCAGTTGCATCTGGAGACTCAGATATCACTGATGCTG TTTCTGAAGCTGGAATCATTATATTGCCATCTTCCCATGATGTTGTTGAGGAAGGTACTATGGAGGATGTTGATATTCCAGAAACAGATGCAGTTACTCTGAAATGGCCTAGAAAGCCTGGAATTTCTGATTTTGACTTGTTTGACTCTGAAGACTCATGGTATGACCCTCCACCAGAGGGTTTCAGTTTGACT TTGTCACCTTTTGCATCTATGTGGAATGCCCTCTTTTCGTGGACAACATCATCTTCTTTGGCATATATATATGGGAGGGATGTAAGTTTTCATGAAGACTTTCTATCAGTTAACGGGAGAGAATATCCTTGCAAAATTATCTTGACAGATGGTCGGTCATCTGAAATAAAGCAAGCTTTAGCCAGTTGTCTTGCTCGAGCTTTACCTGCAGTTGTCGCTGAGCTCAGGCTGCCAATTCCAGTATCTACCTTAGAGCAAGGGGTG GTATGCTTGCTGGATACAATGTCATTTGTGGATGCACTTCCAGCATTCAGAATGAAACAATGGCAAGTTGTTGTTCTTTTGTTCATTGATGCATTGTCCGTTTGTAGAATACCTGCTCTTATCTCATACATGATGGATCGGAGGGACTTGTTTCACAAG GTTCTGAATGGTTCCCAATTAGGTATGGAAGAGTATGAGGTTTTGAAGGATCTCATTATTCCACTTGGCAAAGCACCTCATTTCTCTTCTCAAAGGGGAGCGTGA